DNA sequence from the Cucumis melo cultivar AY chromosome 6, USDA_Cmelo_AY_1.0, whole genome shotgun sequence genome:
GCCTATAAATGTGAACTAAAGGTTGGAACTCATTACTTCCTTAACCTTATGgtagtcttttttttctttgatatcAGTGAGTGTCTGAACCAGCTTACGCGCATATAGCCTAATCTTACAAGATAATCTGCTTGACCGGGTCAAGCATTTGAATGTCAAGGAAACTTGTAAGATATTAAATCCTAGGTAGGTGGCCACCATGGATTGAATCCATAATCACTTAACCTTTGACCTTTTTACTTTCCCTTATTTACCACTAAGTCAACCCTAGTTGACAATTTATCTATAGCCACGAGGCCCACAACTATAAACATTTAGATATATGTACGTATCAGCCATTAGCTTCTATATTATGAGGGAGCAAATTAATTATCAAGGCTCTCTTGAAGCTTCATTAATTCAAATGGGACTCCTGATTGGGATTGCCAAAGATTTACACATTAGATTATGTCTCAAGTACTCAActataaagataaataatgggTAACTAGTGATTTATGTTATGATCACGAGAAACCCCCACCCCTTTACCCgaataaaataaaaccaaagagagaaagaaactgTTTCTGTTGCTGTTTTTGGTATGTTTGGATTatattttcaagtgtttaattaaaaaaataagttattttgaaaaagacCAGAGTGTTTGGAAGCCACTCAAAATAGATTTTTAagtgtattttaaacaatttttaggAAAAAGAGTTTAAACAAAAATGAGTTTCTTTAAAAACATTATTTCTTAAGTCAATCCAAACGGACCCTTTGTCAAGaaatttaatcaaattatatCATGAAGAAACTTAGTTCTCACCGATAATATCCTGTTACGAGTCCCATCCAGCTGCATAAAGTATGCCTCGAGCAACATCTCCAGGTCCTCTACGTCATTATCATCCAAAAGATTGCTGGTCACCACACTGCCACTCCTGTTGGAACTAAGTCGACGAAGATGAGGAACGACAGCAGTTGTGCTGTTGGAAGCCCCACCTCCTCCCATCAAAGCATCGAATTGTTGATTCTGCATCCATTTCCTTGTCAAATATAGTTGTGCCATatcttcattatcatctaataGATGTTCTATCTCATCCCGCACCTGCCATCATAAAAGCTATGAGTCTAGTTCTTTTCCTTCTCTGTCGTTGTTTTATAAGAAACAATATCATTGACAAGTGAAATATCCAAAGAGATACACCGGCAAAACACCAATAAAGAGCAAGGTGAACCAAAGGGACACCCCTAGTTCTAGTAGAAGATAAAGTTACACCAAAAACCAAGAGGAATGGGGCAACAAAAAGGAGAGGTAAAATAGAACAATGAAAGCTGGATTGACAATGCAAGACGGCCTCAAATAAGGACAAGCCCGTACATAATAACAATTCAAAAATATCAATCATAGCCACCccaaaaaagatgaaaaaaccAATCCGAAAGCATCATCAAGCAATCCAATAAACAATCAAGAAAAAAGTCATATCTGGGCCAACTTGTTGGAGGAGAGCACAGAGCTTGTAAGCTGTAAGGGATCAAGCCGATAATGACCCCTTTCTAAGCAAAGATGCATCTTTTTCTTCATAAGAGATTGAGCATTCCAAGTTTTGGATTTCTCTAATATGTTTACTTTGTTTCGTTGTATGTTTGTTATTCTTGTTCTTAACAGGGAAAACCATAATACAGAATCTGTTGTCTCCTGAAAAGGAGCCAATGCAATTAAATGATGCCCCAAATTGTGGAgggtttttaataaaatcatACAATTGTGTTTCAAGAGGTTAATAAAGGAAGATGGAAAAGGAGAATCCAGCAGAGTTGGGGTGGGGCTAGAAAGTTAGTCTTCAATATCATCTCTGTCGGTTTTCTTCTTAGATAAGATTTACTACATTTGGTTAaatcaatgaaatatgaaaaAGAGTGATACTTCGATGATATACGTTAAATTGGATCCTTTTTTGCTAAAACCCAATTGTCTTCTAGGGGATTTCTCACATTACAACTTGTCCAATTTGCTTGATGGATAAAGAGTTCATTTTCTCATGATAAGAAGATTAAATAAGAGGGACAGGAAAGCCTCAATGCTAGGCTAAGAGAAGTTGTAGAAAATACTTCCCATAAGCATATATATCAAAATTGTAAAACTACAAAAAGAACTGCCCATTGTGCACCCGAAGAAAACTACAATATATGCATGTGTGTGTGTAGAAAGTTGTTCCTTTCCTATATCTAAAAAACTATATGGGTTCCTTCGATTCAAAATgggaaaagaaaattgatagGACTTGGCAAATTGGTGTTTAGCCTTTTTTTCGTTTTAAGAGGGTGATAACCCACTAGAGGATTGAGGGTCGACGTATTTGATGACAAGGGTTCCCTCTCAAAACCAGCATTAAAAGGAGTAGCCAAGCTATCATATAAGGAGTGCAAGGCCCTTGATTTTCCCAATGTGATATCTTCAACAAGCTCCCTCAAGATGGGGCCTCTCAGTCTCAATTTTTTATTAGACCAAAATGTTCGTTTGGACAAGCGCTAATACTATATTAAATAACTTGAGGTTCCATCTCCAAACCAATTGGCAATGAGAGTAGTAGCTCACCTATCATATAAAGAGCATGAGATATATGGACTTTTCCAATGTAAGATTCTCAACAGACAACatctctctccctctccctctctgATGTGTAAATTATCGATCAACCTAAAAGCTTAAGctgataaatttaattatatcaatagttttaatattttcctCCACTTATGGGATGTGGAATTTGTAGAAAACCCAGCAAGTAAAAATCAACATAAGTCATGGAGGAAACAACATTACAAAGTTTAAACGAAACATGCCATGCTCTAAAACTAGGTTAAATTATCAATCAACCCAAAAGTTTAAGCTACTGGattaagaaatgaaattatatcAAAATATTAGTTTAACCTCATGCTTTCTTTTGGAGTTTAACCTAATAAGATGATTTGATTGCTATCCAACTTACTAAGCATCGTTGCCCCAAAGGTCATCTAATAGCTTATCAATCCCTAGAATTGGAAATTTATCCGAGGATTTAAAGCTCTATGTTCTACAAATACATACAATTATATGCTTCATGGAATGCAACAGAAAACACAGTGAGGTTCTTTTAGTTTCACCAGATATTAAAATGTTAATATACATGGGATTTGGCAATGCCACCCATTgcatctacgagttttagaaacAGATATCAATTCAAAAACAGATATCAATTCACGATCCTAAGTAACATATTCTACAACTTGCATACAAATTGGCAAGCACAAATCCTCAAACATTCCCACCTATAAACGTTTCACCAAGTCTAAATGAATCTGGATTTAGGATCATGATCAGGAACTTTGGAGGGGAGAAAAACCTTTTTCCAGTTGCTACTGTAAATTAACGGTCAGTCATTAAGCTTGCATCACTTTACTTGATAAAATTTCTGCCCCCACCCACACAGCCCCCAACATGCACACATCATAGAAAACACCTCGATCTGAGTATAATAACTAATCAAAAAGGAGGAAAATATTTCAACAGAAAACAAAATCATTCAGCATTTTAAAGAGTTTGCAGAACTAGAAAGAATAGGAATTGAGCACACCTTCTGAACACGTGCAAGAATACGGGTAAGATTACTTTTCAAACTTCTCACACGTTCTAAATTCTTGGTGCTGACATTCCTAGCCAGTTCATCCAGAACTGGATAAGCATCCCTCTCAAGGTCTGCCACGCTGGAATCTAAGTACAAGCACACTACCTCCAAAGCATTTTCCAGAACCTGAAACTCAAATGGGAGCTCATACTGCTCACCTTCAGCAGCCTCTGAAACTGGCAACCACTTTCCTCCTCTCGAAACATTCCCATCATTTTCAAGTTGAGATGAACCTGTCTTAGCGAGTAGCTTCCTTAGCTGATCTACAAATGGAATAACCTCTTGGCGAAGAGGGTCAAGTAGTAGGACTTCTTCTGCAGTAACTATGGCTTTTATAAACTCTAAATTAACAACCATAGCCTTTTCCCTGGCTGCAAGAATACCAAAGAGAACTCAGTAAAGAATTCTAGACTCCACCTGGCAAGATAACACATGAATTGCTGAATCCAACCCTGACTTCGTGGTTCCCAAATTTAAActcaagaaagaaaaataacaaaaaaaaaaaaaagtggaaaacaAGAGCAAGCAAATCAAGAAAATATGCACATGTATAATaagaaacaaattaaaaatttattcgTTTTTTATGGTTTCTTAAAATGAATGAAGAACACGAACAGACTATTTAAGATGGAATGCCAAGAAAAATACACACGACCTTTCCTCTTCAAATTCTAGTTTTCTCCTCAGGTTTTTCTCTCAATTGAAAAAGACAAAACCAACTAaaaatattccactttcttttTTCATAGACTAGACAAAGAGCTACATAGCTTCCTACAACTCCCCCTTGCTATAACTTCCAAATCAGTTACAAGAGTCAAAGATAGGCAACAAAAAGCACTTCTACAAAGTAAATATATAGCTCAAAACTTGTTGCAGCgtaaaatcaaaacttaccgAGTATATTAGATGAGTGTGAGAAAACAGGACCAAGAATCCTCATATCCCTGGCCGGAATTCCAACACGTCTGATTATAGCGTTCTTGTCCCACTCTAAAAGCTCTGATTGCCCCCACCGGTCAAGACGCATCCACAGCCTAGATCCTCCAGCCTTCTTCTTCACTTTTCCCACAGCCCCACCACCCCCACCACCAACCAAGCCATTCCCATTATTGTTAATGGGAGGAGAACTGGTACTAACTTGCGGAGGTAGCTGTGGCGATGAGGACGGTGATGACTGAACCGCCTTCTTAGGGCGGCGGCGACTACTGCTCCGGCGAAAAGAAAATGGTCCTTTGCCCATTTTCTCTCGCTCACCACCCCCTTCCTTCTCTCTTTGCTAAACAAAAGAACCTTAGAATTCCAGGTTTATCTGATTCCTCTTTTTCGAACTTTGTGAGAACGATCGCCAAATTTGTCAACTATGTGACCCGCCCCCTTTTTCTCCTCAGCCTACTGCAATGACCTCCACCGCTTCCACTAGTTGGCAAATTCCATCTCTCTGTTAATTCCTTCAATTTTCAAAATACGTTTTCCACTTCATTAAATCTGTACTTCATAATTTATTTTGCAAAGAAAGAGAACGCCATTGAATACAAATAAGAGACAGAAACCCCATCAAACAAATATGAAAATCTGACGCAGACGAACGCACGATAACTGAAATCGATGACCAATTTCATAGAAGACTGAAAATCAGACAACAACTCATAGCAGACTTCATAGaacacaattaaaaaaaacgTAGTAATTGATCATTacaatatgaaaagaaaaagaaataggcAAAACCTTAACAGGAGAATGAAAAACCCACAGAAAGCAAGTGAGAGAAACCTTGGTGGCGATTGAAATTtcgaaagagaaaaaaaaaaccaaatttcTGGAGCGTTAATCGGATTGGGAATACGACGAAAACGAGAAGTTTTGGTTAGTTTCAGCCAATAGTTCCAGCAGCGGAGCTCCTCCTATTTTACTCActatttttccctttttttggAAAAGTCTTACCCAGTGTTATTTTAGGTTTTGTAACAGAATAagtcaaaatattattttggagtaaaataaattaaaatatttaaataaaatgttaCTGTCTATTTATCATGAATGTgttcaaataattaaaagattagttttaattttgtattgTGTTGGATTGATTTTGTTACGGCTTGTTTGGGTTACTTTTCTAAAAGTTCGAGTTTACCATCTTAATCCAaattacttatatatatatatacctttaTGATATTTGTTTGAAGATCAACAATAAACTAAGATAGATCAAGGACAGACAAAAAAGAAATTAGTGTCCATAACATGATTATAAGAAATTTCGATCAATTAAATTCTATCACGTCATCACAACAAAAATTgtgataattatatttgggtaATCAAGTTTTCTTACCTCCAACTCAATTCAGACTCCATGGAAGAATTGGGTCAAACAAGATAATAAACTCAATTCCAATAAACAAATGGATCTAAttccaacaagcaaatgggcctaAGTCCACCAAAGCCCATGAAAAATCTATATAAATAGAGATCTTGTTGCATAAAGAATTGAGGCAAACTTCTAAAAGGTCTCAAGATGTGAAAGTTTTTATCAATCCAAGATTACCATCTATCAATCCCGAGAACACCATCTTCTAAAGAATTGAAGAACCTTCCTCTGAAAGATTGAAGAACCTTCCTGAAATTCCAAAAAATTGAAGAACCTTTCTTGAATTCTAGAAGATTTGAAGATGAAAGAACAAAAATTTCTAAgttttaatttgtattcaagAGAAAGCATCAAATGAATGAATATTAGAGATTTTATCTACAATATAAATCAATATATAAAGTTCAATTTTAAGAATCACATTTCTTCGAAAATTTCGTGTGACAATGATAAACATAAAAGGTCTATTTGGTCTATGACAAatagatatatttgtaaatatttttggaaaatttttaatttaaaataatttttcatcatttaattgaaaattaaactGCAAATTGCAAATGATTCGTTATTTTCCTTTCACTAAACACAAATTTGGTTACGTTCGggttgaaaaattgaaaatataaaagactAATACATGTATGTTTGGTTTACAGTTTTAGGtcataataaaagaaattgtaGATTGCAAAATGTTCTTTTTAATGAAAGTGAACAATAGTAACTACATCGATTCTTCTATGGGACGAATTGTCATTTTATTTACATAAACAAGATAAGAGACTTTGAGATTATACTTATAAATTTTAAACCGAATCAATTTAGATTTTTTGTTAAAGTTTCTTCGAAGAATGTTcattcaaattataattgtcAATTTTCTAAGGAAAAAAATTGACATTTGAAGAAATCTACAAATGTATGAGAATTGAGGGATTGACCATCTTCCTATACAATTGGAATAAAGATTATAAATTAACTCACTCGTAACTATTTATAAGTTtaaaggtttaaattgatacatttaTAAAAGTTGGATCTAAATTGATATTAtgaatttttagtttaaattgataaatgtgtgattgaaattttcattaaaaatttgttATACGGAAAAAGAGATATAGCAACCCTAaattatatacataaaaaaGAGTAATTTTATCGAATAGGAACTTAGCCTCCACCAAATATTGAACTTAGTTTCTATAATGTTAATATCTCtcttattaaattaaaacttttaTTATGCAACTTAGTTTGTATAGaatataaacaaatttaaacttATGTTGTTTGTCTTttagatttgaaaattttgaaattaaatttttgaTGGGGCCAAAATTTCATATGTGTGTATTATAAGTCtataaaattaaatctaataaatcttttaaaaatttgtgGATCTAACACTTTTAGTTATCGATCTAATATAGTTTCTTCGTAAATATGAAAGTGAGTATAGCTCAATTGACTTAGTATTTATGCTATCAAACTCAAAGTCAATTATCCACTCAATacattgagaaaaaaatatatcatacATATTTGTTGGAAAATATCATCGATGTTGTGCCTGTCGAACCAATGCCTTGAAAGCAAAATTTCGCGTGACCTCGATACTAAATCGCTTATATCGGTTGCTCTccaaggttaacacaacttTTCCAACTTAGACATCTACTCGCAGGAGTAAGGAGTAGAATCAAAGAAAAACCGTTCAGAGAAAAGCAGAGAAAGTAATTAGGATTTTTTGacaagaaaaaaaggaagaaccCAATGCaaaatcttttctttaaataaatatatataaaaaaagatcaatggttttttaataataaaatatactaaataataacaattattatttttcaactcaaacattaattataaaACAGTACAAATGATAGTCATTCCCATCAATCCCCCACGAATGACTACCATTGCATTTTAGTTAAAATAGTAATAAAGCATTTTCTCTGAGCAAAGAAAGAAGTAGTATAAACTTAAACATCAATATCTTTCGATTTGAATTGATGTGTAGTGAGGTGGGGCAACAATCCAATTAAAGAAAGTAAGTTACcttttgaactttcaataaCTACGATTAAGACCCCCACAACAcgttttactttttaatttgtCGTTGATTCCCCAATAAAGTCTATCACAATAGACAATTCATAATTGTGCTATTTAAGGTCAAGCGCATAGAACCTTGGGTCAACATGAAAGCTCTAGAAAAAGATCCTTAAACTTTTTCATAGAAGGCGGCCACACCTTCACAATCACGTTTATTGCTTCATCAAGTCTATCGCCAATAAACCACTCAAAACTGAGCTATGAAGACTTCACAACTAGTCCATATTAAGACCAACTTCCTCAAGTCTGTGAAAGACAAACCACTCCAAACTGAGATATGAAGATTTTACATTTATTCATCAAGTCCATATCAGGACCACCCCAAAAAAGGGCTATGGAAATTTCTAAGGTTTTAGTTTCATTCATCAAATCCATTTAAGGACTACCCACACGTGGCTATGAACCATCAAGTCTACCGCAGCAATCCACTAAGAAaagggctatggaccatcaagtctatcacaATAAACCACTTAAAAAAGGGCTacggaccatcaagtctatcgcaatagaCCACCCAAATAAAGGGCTATGGACCATTAAATGTTTGAGTCTCATACTTGTTGAAAATCCTAGAATTACTCTTTCCTTGTTATGCCTTTAGAGAGATGATCTACAAATTTTCTCAGACCTCACATACTTTAAGAAGATAATTCTTTCATTCAATTATCATTTCACTACTCCATGtttcaaacaaatatatcttcttttGCCATAACACACTAGCATATGAATCTCAATAAAGATATACTAGTATAGAGGCCCCTCACAATGGTACATCTCCCATTAGGCTTCTATGTCATTCATACTAATGTCCCCATACAACGGTACATTTCTGATTAAGAACACATATCCACTAGTCAAGTTTACTTCGTCATTCTAAGTTATCTAGTTTGCATACACTACCTATTTTGTATGGTAGACAATTGTTACAATGCAAACCAAAATCTATTGTAACCTTAGGATATCTTAATAAATGACAAAGAGCAATAAAATAATCTTAATCAGgattatgtgtatatatatactcaatcttCTCACAACATATGTAACAACTGTCTTGTACAGTTTATAAAAAACGTATTACTTTCTATAATCTTTGCACATTCAGATTGAGAAACACTATCTcatttattttccttaaggcCCATTACTAGCATCGTAAGAGCACCATCAAACTATTAAAATCCCTTTAATAGGATTCAATGTGTGATTGACATAAATCAAAACATTCTCAATAATACTAAGCTCATCACATTAGTCTCACATAAATCTTTCATGACTTCAAGATGTGATAACTTTATGACATTACTAACATTTATGTTTGTATCACATGCATAAATCTTTTACATCAACATAAAAACATATAATCACAGAATAAACTCCAAACAACTTTTAGTACTCACATATATATCAACAATTCACTGCTTGGGACATTGTTTACAGTGTTGTTGAAATTTTTCCCTCATAAACTTTCAGAGACTAGTTTAAGACAATAAAGAAATTTGACTATACCAAGTTACCATTGAGGAATATCATCTTTACATACACTTGATGTATTAGAAAACCAAATACAGCTACAAAAGCTTGAGGCTCTACGGTGGCTAATTTAGTCATACAAGAACAAGAATAATCAAAACATTCTAAATTCCACGTTTgattcaaaatatattttttttccaaaagttGCACCTATGTACTTATGATCAATTTCCTTATCTAATGTGGGACTTTGGTCACATTCCCAACAATCTTTCCCTCGAACAAAGTTTCAATTGAACCTCTCCTAAAATAAACATCCATCCATTTAACTTTTATCTAGGCTAACTCCTCTTTAGAGCATATTGCCTATTCAATAGAGCTCAACCATGGATAATACTGTAACTACTTTTAAGGTTCCACTACACCTTTatgttagaatttatgtcctaaaactcgtactttgttatttgattcaataagtttattattgaatgctataatcttaaaatcaataaattaaggtcccgagtcTATTTTACTAAgattgtcaatacacttgaactttatgtagagacataaacatggattaagttcgagttaatagccaaaatagtctatagtgtatgaataaggttggcaccttattctggaaaaacactatggatgcagcccGCTCCTTAGTTAGTACAGACGAtataatcctgaatcgttcatgtggagacatggaagtgggggcatcctatgtaaatgatttgcataagactagaaccacgaaatagtcacttttagttataacgtcGTAAACTATATAatctgactatttcaattataatgacctaggtaacttgattttaatcttgagctaactatgaacttatgTTCATTCCGTAGTATTCtaagatctgcataggtgaggacaactcatcttcgctggcccaataagcctctcatttcagggataagatctagtggatagctagggacatagagtgcaagatggaattcacttctacccacttctggaacagtagataggttgttcccttaaggactgaatccaagtcttgaacaaggggccccaccttttCATTGGTCCGAGAAGAATTcagatttataggttggaccttaaaccaattgttcaatagtggattagtgggtcttaaggagcaagatgtaatctcgggggcaAAACGGTatttttgacccaaccaagattacgaacaacctgtgaaagattaacttacttatcatggttatatcaggtggacagaaatatatctatagtgaggggagtgcaactacgagtctttagtgaaatgactcattagttaacgaatgttgattaagcttggtctaaaagagtttagccagttaatctcaaatcgttgtagcccatgatctataggtccattaggttcctatACTAGCTCATATGTAttcaacttagaacaatatgttggaataactcaAATTGTTCGAgctaggtaaagagagagaaaccgacaagtatatatgatataagtcggtaaatataaactttaagctttatatttaaatatgatttaactaacaaaaatatgaacatggattcatatttagaagtttggaaagttttgaaacggtcaaagttgtaaaagtcaacatgttgacttaaGCTTTGAAAAgcaaaactttgaccggatttatattcaaatatgatttgaattttagaaaaatgaatgcagattcatactcgggaggttgaaattagtcaagacggataaaatatcaaaaagtcaaaaagttgacttttgactaagaaaagtcaaagtttgactttgacttaattggtcaaatgactaatatatttaattactaaatgttagttggaaatgtggcagcttgtaatgaatttataagccactaattccattaatagttaatggattaattaagTGTCGAGATTTCATGAagtaaattgcatgcattttgcatgtaattttctttataaacttcCATTCACAGGATGAGAAGAGGATGGAAAAATTTCATGAAAAatctctaaacgatacaccttcctccatccatctctctaagttttcctttataaaaacgagtcccacaactcggttcttagtcctagagtttagtaggtcaacatagtggttgtcctttgctcgtgatcttcaagcaagaagaagttttggaacgaagaagaaattaagaactacaaaggtaagctcatcgtttaccttctctattcttcaTTTAGGTCTGTCGTTTAGTTGCaccatgttaatttctaaaatcgtttagatgcatatagagtaaaacatGATCCTTGTCTTCCACTGCTGCATGTTTCTTTGATGTTTTTGTTCCATCACTTTGTTCGACCTAGGATTATATCAACAAGGCTAAACCAAGAACAACAtgactctgataccaatttAATTTAGAGACACCTTAGGGTATAAGTCCCCATGCCTCATAAGATATCACATATTCAATAGTTTAGACAATATCTAAACTTTCATAAGATCCTATGAGATTCATAAAGAAAGAATTTGCATCCTACGAGATTCATAAAGAATGAATTTACATATTTTCATACTACTAGAAACTTTAGTTGTATGCAAATAATGTTGTACGACCAAACTTGACAATTCATGATGCAAGTCATGCATAAACTTTATCAAATATAACCTACACGAAGTATTATTTCTACTCATGCTAACATGCTAATTAATATGCTCAAGTAGATCACAATAACGTCTCAATATTCACAAACTTATTTATCAATTAAACATGtaaattaactatatatacaacACTATTGTGAGCATAATCAATAGACATAGTCAAAGGTTTTCAATCAAACCATAGATTTC
Encoded proteins:
- the LOC103496094 gene encoding magnesium transporter MRS2-4, which gives rise to MGKGPFSFRRSSSRRRPKKAVQSSPSSSPQLPPQVSTSSPPINNNGNGLVGGGGGGAVGKVKKKAGGSRLWMRLDRWGQSELLEWDKNAIIRRVGIPARDMRILGPVFSHSSNILAREKAMVVNLEFIKAIVTAEEVLLLDPLRQEVIPFVDQLRKLLAKTGSSQLENDGNVSRGGKWLPVSEAAEGEQYELPFEFQVLENALEVVCLYLDSSVADLERDAYPVLDELARNVSTKNLERVRSLKSNLTRILARVQKVRDEIEHLLDDNEDMAQLYLTRKWMQNQQFDALMGGGGASNSTTAVVPHLRRLSSNRSGSVVTSNLLDDNDVEDLEMLLEAYFMQLDGTRNRILSVREYIDDTEDYVNIQLDNQRNELIQFQLTLTIASFAIAVETLIAGLFGMNIPCTLYETDGVFGYFVGGTSAGCLLLFLLILGYAKWKKLLGS